Sequence from the Candidatus Peregrinibacteria bacterium genome:
TGTACATATTGATCAAGATGCAGCGAGAATATTTAAAACCCTTGATGTTGAATTCATTTTTGATGAAGCAAAGCAACGTATTGATTTCAAATTTCCTAAAAAAGTACAATTTTTCGATCTTGATGGAAACAAAGTCAAAATCATGGATGAAACAGACGCCACTCATTTCGTAGATGTTTCGATCTCATACAACGACGAAGAAAACACCTTCCTTATCATAGTTGGAAAAGACGACAATACTCAAATCAAACGAACTCTCAGGCACAAGGTTGTAGGTTAAATTATTTAGTTTATTCCCACTCAATAGTTCCGGGTGGTTTATTTGTTACGTCATAAAACACCGCTGAGATTCCTTCGATTTTCAGGATTTCCCGCGCCAACTCTTGAACTTTTTCCCATGGCAATTCTGTGAAATTTGCAGTCATCGCTTCGGTCGAACTGACCGGTCTTATCACTATAGATTCTTGCCCTTCAGAGTTGACACTTAAAGGCAGTAAAACTGTCGGACATTGCCATACTTTTTTGTCGACATCGACACTGTAGACAAAGTCCATGACAAGCTTGTCAGCCTCTTGAAGCTTGAGGGTGCGCTGTGGCGTTAAGTAGCTTGGGGTAATGGAAAAAGTATCTATAGGCATGTCCATGTCAACACTGACCGCCACCGTTACGAGTACTCTATTTATATCTGAAAAAGCATTAGTTAATTTAGGCGAAACAGAACGAATCATATCCCAACTATGGACATCCGGATTGATCACAACAGGGTGTCTATATGTCCTCTCGTCACCCTGAACACCAACACTTTTTACCGGTAGAATTTTTGGATTTAAACCGGGAAATTCTAGGTCGATTTTATTTTCAAGAGCTTCGGAATTTGGGACTTCATCAGCCTTGTCCAGACACAAACATCTAACGGCAAGTCCGGGGCCCGGGAATGGATGTCGGTCGATCATTTTGTCAGGTAGTCCGAGCTTGCGACCGACCATGCGAACCTCATCTTTGTATAGTTCTTTTATCGGTTCGATGATACGTCCTTGGCGAATCAGTTCTTCGATTTCAGGGACACGATTGTGATGAGTTTTAATTTTATCTGCATTTTTCGTACCTCCACTTTCTATAGTATCCGGATAAATAGTGCCCTGACCAAGCAACCATTCTTCAGGGTTTAGCTCGAGCTTTGATGCAACTTCACGTTGAATTTTCAAGAACATATCTCCTATGATTTTTCGTTTAGCTTCCGGCTCATATACTTCTTTTAAAGCATCAAAATATTTGCCTGCGGCAGAGTAGGTATGAAGTCCTTTTACCCCGGCTTCTCCTAAGAATTTTTGAATCTCTTCTGTTTCATTTTTTCGCATAAATCCTGTATCTACATACATCGCATAGATGCGATCAGCCCCAATGGCTTTGGCGAGTAGGGCGTATGCCACTGAAGAATCCACACCTCCGGAAATCAGTAGAAATACTTTTTTGTCACCCACTTTTTCTGTAATTGCAGCAATTTCCATTTCTATGAATTTCTCGATACTCCATTCTCTTGTTGCCCCTGTGATATCGATAAATGCATCGAGGATCTGCATGCCACACTCGGAGTGGGTAACTTCAGGGTGGAACTGAACAGTATAAATATTTCTTTCAAAATTTGCGGTAGAAGAGAGGGCATCGTCCGGTGTCGAGCCCATAGATTCGAATCCTTCCGGTAATTCCGCCACCGTGTCAAAGTGACTCGCATATACTTGATACGTTTCTCCTTCAGTAAGTTTGTTGAGAACTCCCTCTGCTTTTTTTACTGTAAATTCCGTGAGCCCGTATTCTCCAACCGTACCTTTTTGAACTCTTCCACCGAGTGTACGCATAGTAAGTTGATGCCCATAGCAAACTCCAAGGATAGGTATGCCTAGTTCAAAAATCGCAGGGTCGATTTGTGGCGAGGTAGGATCATTGACTGAGGCGGGTCCTCCTGAAATTATAATTCCTTTGTAATCTTTAAGTTCGCTCGCCGCAGTATCTGCGTCTCGCATCTCAGAATAAACCTTAAGTCTCCTCACACGATTTGTAAGTAAATGTGCAAACTGACTTCCAAAATCTAGAATTGCTATTTTGTCGAGCCCCTCTATTGCCATAAAAAGTAAAAATTACAAAAATCTTTGTTGACGCAAATATGCAGAAATACGGCTTTTATTACAAGGGTAACTTGTTAACTCTATTTTAAATGGTAGAATACGCACTGATGATAAAGCTATTCAAACCAATACAGGGGTTCTCAAAATTATGTATTAAGAATTATAATTCAATATTTTTGTGGACAGTTTTTGTTGTGGTTATTGGGATTCAGTTTTTTCCGCAGGCAAATAAGTTTGATTTGGTGGAGAGGTTTTTGCCGGTTATGGGCGTTATAGCGATTTTGACAATCGGGTGCATCAAGGGTTGGTTTTTTAGTTGGTGGAAGAGGAGGGGTACTGTTGATGCGAAATTCAAGGGGCCTGATTTTTTGTTGAGTGTTTTGCTTTTTGGATTCGTTGCTTTATCGGGTTTGTCTTTTATGTTCGGTGAAGTCAGGGCGTTTGGATTTACTGAAATTTACATGTTGATGATTGGAGCTCTTATGTTTTTATATTTTTCGAGCTGTAATGATGGGCATCAAAGTTTACTAAAAAAACACCTACCACTTGGACTTACGATTTTACTTTTGGTGAATGCGGTTGGTGGGGTTTATGGATATTTGAATACCGATCATATGAGATTTTTTGGACTTTTTTATAACCCTGAAATAAAGGCGGACGCATGGCCAAATGCTTATGCATTGTTCTTTTTGATGACGTTTCCATTTATGCTTTATCAGTTTTTTCATAATAATTTTGAGAAGTATAAGGATGATTTGGAAGGTACTTATATAGGGATGACAATATTGAAATTGCTTGCGACAGGGTTTGTGTATGGGAGTTTTTTGATTGTTTTTTCTAGGGCCGGGTATTTGGCATTTATAGTTGAATTAGCGTTACTAGCTTTGTTTTTTGGGATGAGTGCATGGCCGATTTCAGGTAAAAAAATGCTTCGTACCATAGGTGCGGTCGCTATCATTGTCGCAATTGGTTATGGCGTTGTTTATGGTTTGGATCAGGCGAAGAGGAGATCATGGGAGATGATAGATGTTCGGGAGCGGTTGACTTTTAGCGATGCTCAGGGAGCGGCTTCGTTTACGGAGAGGTTTGAATTTTTCACAGGCTCAGTTGAATTGATAAATGAGCGGCCGATCTTTGGGTTCGGGCCGGCGAGTTTTAAGTCTGTTTACCCACACGTGCAAAAAGGATTTTTGGCTTTGTCAGATCATCCACATAATTTGTTTTTGAAACTCGCGGTTGAGCGGGGGCTGCCTGCGGCAGCCCTCTTCATAGTTTTCTTATTAATTCTTTTTGTTAAAACGAATCCTTTTTCAAAGGATTCATCGTTATTTTGCAAAATTGCTTGGACGGCCGCCTTCGGCGGCCTTACCCATTCCATGGTGGATCACAATCTAAATTTCATCAATAACTACCTGATATTCTGGCTTATCCTAACCGCGCTAGCGGCTGAAATTTCACAAAAAAATAAATCTAAAAAAACTAAATTTACAAAAGGCGATCTGCTGACACTCATATTTGCAATTTTACTCATTATACCACTGATTTGCTCAAGCATTCACATCACAAAGGATAGTTTTGATTACAAAAAACTACTATCGGTAAATGCAAATGATGAAAAGGCTCTAATTGATATTGCTGATTATGAACCGGTTCTCCCACGCTTCACTTATCTTCGACTCGATGATGCATTCGCCCAAATAGGACAAAATGATATACGCAAAATTCTTCTTCAAAAACAATTATCATACAACTCATATGATGCCGAAACATACAGGCGACTTGGAGAAATTTCACTTGCTGAAAACAACCTAAAAACTGCTAAAGAATATTTCAAAAAAGCAACTGAAGTTAACCCAAAAAATACATTCCGATATTATGCCGCCTATACAAAAGTTGCAGCGCAACTAAATGACACTTCGACACTGAATGCGATTCGCGATAATGTTCAGCCACTTATCGAAGAATACATTCCACTCTACAATGCAAACCTCCATTACACACAGCGAGATAACGAGATGGAGTATATTTCAGAGTTAAGGAGGATTTTAAAATAGGCTATATTTACTTGTTTCTATTCCCTCGCAGGCCAAAGGCTTTAAAAGCCTCTGCGAGCTTATCGGTAGAAGGGGGGATCCCTTCATTTGCGCATATAGGCCCGATTTTAGAAGTATTCTCTGCATTTCTTTGTGCTCGTCGCTCAGCAGCAGCTTTCTCCGCTTTTTCTGCGGCAATTCTTGCCGGGTCATTCCATCTAAGTCCGGACTTATGATTTTTTGGTGGCTTATCGGTACCTTTATTATGAAGAGTCGTAGAGATGGCGTCCCTGACATCCGCCTCAGGTCTATGTGTGATTGTAAATAGTGGTTCGATAGATATATCTTCAAACTTAGGTAGTAGTGGTCTCAAGGTTTCAATTGGAATTTGAAATCTATTTATAAAGCCGGGGCATTTTTCTGAAGCGGCGATAATTTTTGTTAAATTATCATTACGAATACCAAGTACATTTCTAAGTAGGAACATTTTTATATCTGATATGCCTCCTCCGGTTTCTGAAAGTCCGTAAGTATAAAATTCACCATCTATTTCAGAAACGAGAATATGCATCTGCTGGTGAAGTTTTGCTCTTGCGTAAAGCCATGTCGGAAGACCGCTCGACGTAAAACGATTCAGTTTAGACACGTCACTTGGAGTAGTTTTAAGCTTAAGACTCATAGTTTTATTCTATTTGATAAGAATAAAGTTTATGCTTTGTAGTGAGTATTTGTCAAGCTCACTCTTTTGGCTTCATAGTTGGGAATAGTACGACATCTCGGAGATTTGGCTGTCCTGTTAGGAGTGCAACCAATCTATCGATCCCGATTCCGGATCCGGTCATCGGTGGAAATCCGGTCTCCATAGCGCGGAGAAACACTTCATCGACCTCCATAGCTTCACTGTCGCCGGCGCCTTTGGCGGCGGCTTGTCGCTCAAGTAATTCTCTTTGAACTAGTGGGTTTATGAGTTCTCCATATGAATTTACGACCTCCCATCCGGCAACCAGTAACTGAAAACAACTAGCAGTCCCGTCTCCATTTGGGCGTGCGAGCGGCTTCAAATCCTCAGGGTAATCAAGCAAGAATGTAGGTTCGATAAGTAGTGGGCGAGCAGTTTTTTTGTAAATATCATCGAGCAAGTTCGCGCGACCGGTGTCTGCAAAGTTATGTATTCCAAGCTCTTTTGCTTTCGCACGTAGATCATCATCACTTATTGTAAACATATCAATTCCAGCGTGCTTTTTGAGTAAATCTGGGAAGCGTGCTACTGCAAATTTTTTATCAAAATCAACGGTCACAGGTTTCTCATCTTTATCCAAAACTTCTATTTTTGTTGTTCCAATTACTTTTTCACAAATTCTTCGGATTAATTCTTCAGTCCATTCCATATTTGTATCAATATCTTTGTATGCGCAGTACCATTCGAGCATCGTAAACTCTTGCAAATGAGAAGGATCCGTACCTTCATTTCTGAAATTTTTTCCGATTTCAAAAATTCGTTCAACTCCGCCACTACAAGCCATTTTTAGATCTAGCTCGATTGCAATTCTAAGTACGAAATCATGATCTAGCGCATTGTGATGAGTTGTGAAAACTTTTGCCATAGCGCCTCCGGCTTGCGGTTGTAGGGTGCGCGTCTCTACTTCCATAAAATCTTTTTCATGGAAAAATTCTCGAATCTCACGAACAGTATTTGATCGAATTTTGAATCTATTAAATGTGTCAGGATTTGTCATCAGGTCGATATTTCTCTCTCTATAACAAGCCTCGCGATCTTGCAGCCCATGCCATTTTTCAGGAAGTGGTCGGAGTGATTTTGCGAGTGGAGTTACCTCGGTCGCAAACAGAGTTGGTTCACCGTGTTTTGTGATAAAAAATTCACCTCGGAATCCGCAAAAATCTCCCATATCGAGAGCTTTTAAAAGCAATTTATATTTATCACCTAGCAAATCTTTTGACATGCAAATTTGGAAATCTCCGCTTACGTCACGGATTTCTCCGAAAGTTAGTTTGCCCATGTCGCGAAGAGACATGAGGCGGCCGCACACGGCCGCCTCACTCTTTGGGCCCTCCAAAACCTCAGCCGCGTTCCGCGGCTCATTTTTTTCAACCGCCTCCTTTGCTTGCATTGCAGTATGCGTCCTATCAAAAGACTTCCCATACGGATCAAATCCAAGCTCTTTCCAAAGCTCAAACTTCGCTTTGCGTTGTTCAAAAATCACATCAGACATATTTTTTAAATTAATCAGTAAAAAACGTTTCAAAATCATGTGGTACTTTATCGAAAAGCCTAAATTATTGCAAATAGTTAACCGCTATTGACTAAATTTCTAATAACATTAGGGATATAGGTAAAAAATAGTTGCTAGAAATTTTCCAAGAAATAATCAATCATTTGCTTTCTTTGTTTTTCTGAAAAGTAGCAACCATTTTGTTCACACCCGCCTAAAAGTACAATCCAACAAGAAAATACTAAAACGGCTTATCCAAGCCCAACTTAACCACTTTTTCCCCGGGGAAAATTTTGAGGCGGAGGCGATCTTTATCATTCCGCTCGTCCTTAAAACCAACCTTCCCCTTCATCCTCTGGGAAGTCTATCTTTTCCTCCTCAACTTTTTTGAAATCAAAATGGCTTCCTTGAGCCATTAAATAAACCTAAAAGTGTTCGTCCGAACACTTTTGAAAGTCAGGAAACCGGTGAAAAAACCGGACTCTTTTGGAGAAAAAGCAAATAGGTGGAAGAACTGAACATTTTTACAGAAAAACACACCTGCCAATTCCACTCAAAAGTGCGAATGAACGACGCTATGAAAGACTCGCACTGCGAAATCCTCAGACCATATGGACAAGAAAGTACGATGAATGCGTGCCTGACCGTCCTGAAAAAGTATATTGCGAGAAGTGCTACCTGGAAGCGGTATATTGAGTTTCTTAGGATTTGTACACATCCTTTCGATGATGCACATGGTAAAGGTAAATTTGTTTCGTGCCGTCGTATATATCAAAACGAATACGGTAATCTCCAACTCTTTTTCTGAATGCACAGTTTTCCATATCTTTTAATTTTTTTATATTTTCATACGGATTAGTCTGAAGACGTTCCAATGCAATCAAAATTCTCGACTGAACGATAGAGTCAAGCTTGCTAAAATCTTTTGTAAACCGCTTTGAATAAATTAGCTTGTAAATCATTTACTTCGCATGTGAATTTTTAGCCTCTTTCCGGATTGTCTTTTTGTGAATGTCATAAAGGTCATCCATTGTGTAGTATTCGCCCCTTTCAATTTCTCGTTTTGACCTCCCAATACTCTTTTGAAACTCTTTGTCATTCAATTCCAAGTAATCCTCATAGTCATCGATCGAAATACACACAATAGCCGGCTCATCGTTTTTCTCGACAATAATAGGTGTGCCACTCTGAACAGTGAGGATCATCGCGCCAAATTTCAGCTTCGCCTGACTCGCAGACATTGTAATAGCATTCATATGCAGGTAAGTTATTTTGATTGATTAAAATTCATTTCAATCGATTAAAGTATATCATGAACGATATTAGCAATCAATCCTTATTTGCAGGACAAAACCAGCTAGGTATAGACTGGTCGTTCCCACCGAAGGCGAGCGAACGGCTTCAGCTAAATTCAGTTGCACTAACATTGTTAGTACGCTATAATAATCATGAGTTTTAATCGATAAAAAATATGTCAACTTTAACTATTCGCATTCAGGATGATATCAAAAGAAAAGCCACCGAGCAGGCGGCGAAGCTTGGGGTGCCACTAACTTTTATTATCAAAACAGCTTTAATCAATTTCATCGAATCCCCCAAAATTATTATTGGGGAGCCTCAAGATGTAATTGTAACATCGGATATTCAGGCGAAAATGGATAAAATCGAAGAGCTTATATGAAACTTATCGTTACAGCTTTAATAGGAAAAATGGAATTGGAACCCATTCGAGATATTTTTAATCTCGATATTCTTAAAATAGCCGCCAAAAAATCATTGCAAGGGTTGGGGAAAAACATAAAAAGTACAGTGGAAATCTCGGGGACCATTCTTAGCAAAGTTTATTTAACGAGTTCTGATGGCGCCGGCAGAGTGGTCTTTTTATTAAAAGTTAAAGATGAGAAATCAGTCCTTATTATGATTAGGCACAAGAATGATAAACGGATTGGGGCCAATATGACGGTGCAGAATACCAAATTCAGAAAAGTGCTTGAAAAAAATCTTGACTTGATTCTAAGTGATCTCAAAAAAGGTGATTACGAAGAAATAGAGCTTTAAAAATCGAAACGTCAAGTAATCGCAAGGGGGCGTGTCATCGGCATGGTGCGATTGTCCGGCGATTGGTATGGACATAGTGTCCAGTTAATTTGAATATATCATGTCAATATTGCCATTTATCAACATTTGATGTAGTTTGAGGATGAATTTAATTAAGTATATGGTTAAAACTCCGAAAATATCCGCTGCACTACAGCAAAAACACACGGGTAAGGTTGTGATTTCTCTGGATGGAAAAGTTGTTGCGCTCGGTAAGACAACGACGAGTGCATACAGCAACGCTAAAAAAAAGATGCCGAATATAGATGACAAGGAGTTCTTAGTATCTCGTATCCACCACAAATATCTCGCGGCATAAATTTCAATATAGAAACGACAGACCTACGATAACTGCCAGGCTATGGCTTAAGGGAACAAAGCCGAGGTACTTTGAGTTC
This genomic interval carries:
- a CDS encoding DUF5678 domain-containing protein: MVKTPKISAALQQKHTGKVVISLDGKVVALGKTTTSAYSNAKKKMPNIDDKEFLVSRIHHKYLAA
- a CDS encoding type II toxin-antitoxin system prevent-host-death family antitoxin codes for the protein MNAITMSASQAKLKFGAMILTVQSGTPIIVEKNDEPAIVCISIDDYEDYLELNDKEFQKSIGRSKREIERGEYYTMDDLYDIHKKTIRKEAKNSHAK
- the guaA gene encoding glutamine-hydrolyzing GMP synthase, translating into MAIEGLDKIAILDFGSQFAHLLTNRVRRLKVYSEMRDADTAASELKDYKGIIISGGPASVNDPTSPQIDPAIFELGIPILGVCYGHQLTMRTLGGRVQKGTVGEYGLTEFTVKKAEGVLNKLTEGETYQVYASHFDTVAELPEGFESMGSTPDDALSSTANFERNIYTVQFHPEVTHSECGMQILDAFIDITGATREWSIEKFIEMEIAAITEKVGDKKVFLLISGGVDSSVAYALLAKAIGADRIYAMYVDTGFMRKNETEEIQKFLGEAGVKGLHTYSAAGKYFDALKEVYEPEAKRKIIGDMFLKIQREVASKLELNPEEWLLGQGTIYPDTIESGGTKNADKIKTHHNRVPEIEELIRQGRIIEPIKELYKDEVRMVGRKLGLPDKMIDRHPFPGPGLAVRCLCLDKADEVPNSEALENKIDLEFPGLNPKILPVKSVGVQGDERTYRHPVVINPDVHSWDMIRSVSPKLTNAFSDINRVLVTVAVSVDMDMPIDTFSITPSYLTPQRTLKLQEADKLVMDFVYSVDVDKKVWQCPTVLLPLSVNSEGQESIVIRPVSSTEAMTANFTELPWEKVQELAREILKIEGISAVFYDVTNKPPGTIEWE
- a CDS encoding type II toxin-antitoxin system RelE/ParE family toxin; translation: MIYKLIYSKRFTKDFSKLDSIVQSRILIALERLQTNPYENIKKLKDMENCAFRKRVGDYRIRFDIYDGTKQIYLYHVHHRKDVYKS
- the lysS gene encoding lysine--tRNA ligase, yielding MSDVIFEQRKAKFELWKELGFDPYGKSFDRTHTAMQAKEAVEKNEPRNAAEVLEGPKSEAAVCGRLMSLRDMGKLTFGEIRDVSGDFQICMSKDLLGDKYKLLLKALDMGDFCGFRGEFFITKHGEPTLFATEVTPLAKSLRPLPEKWHGLQDREACYRERNIDLMTNPDTFNRFKIRSNTVREIREFFHEKDFMEVETRTLQPQAGGAMAKVFTTHHNALDHDFVLRIAIELDLKMACSGGVERIFEIGKNFRNEGTDPSHLQEFTMLEWYCAYKDIDTNMEWTEELIRRICEKVIGTTKIEVLDKDEKPVTVDFDKKFAVARFPDLLKKHAGIDMFTISDDDLRAKAKELGIHNFADTGRANLLDDIYKKTARPLLIEPTFLLDYPEDLKPLARPNGDGTASCFQLLVAGWEVVNSYGELINPLVQRELLERQAAAKGAGDSEAMEVDEVFLRAMETGFPPMTGSGIGIDRLVALLTGQPNLRDVVLFPTMKPKE
- a CDS encoding O-antigen ligase family protein; the protein is MVEYALMIKLFKPIQGFSKLCIKNYNSIFLWTVFVVVIGIQFFPQANKFDLVERFLPVMGVIAILTIGCIKGWFFSWWKRRGTVDAKFKGPDFLLSVLLFGFVALSGLSFMFGEVRAFGFTEIYMLMIGALMFLYFSSCNDGHQSLLKKHLPLGLTILLLVNAVGGVYGYLNTDHMRFFGLFYNPEIKADAWPNAYALFFLMTFPFMLYQFFHNNFEKYKDDLEGTYIGMTILKLLATGFVYGSFLIVFSRAGYLAFIVELALLALFFGMSAWPISGKKMLRTIGAVAIIVAIGYGVVYGLDQAKRRSWEMIDVRERLTFSDAQGAASFTERFEFFTGSVELINERPIFGFGPASFKSVYPHVQKGFLALSDHPHNLFLKLAVERGLPAAALFIVFLLILFVKTNPFSKDSSLFCKIAWTAAFGGLTHSMVDHNLNFINNYLIFWLILTALAAEISQKNKSKKTKFTKGDLLTLIFAILLIIPLICSSIHITKDSFDYKKLLSVNANDEKALIDIADYEPVLPRFTYLRLDDAFAQIGQNDIRKILLQKQLSYNSYDAETYRRLGEISLAENNLKTAKEYFKKATEVNPKNTFRYYAAYTKVAAQLNDTSTLNAIRDNVQPLIEEYIPLYNANLHYTQRDNEMEYISELRRILK